From Salvia splendens isolate huo1 chromosome 3, SspV2, whole genome shotgun sequence, a single genomic window includes:
- the LOC121794100 gene encoding V-type proton ATPase catalytic subunit A-like, which produces MPSVYGGPLTTFKDAEKESEYGYVRKVSGPVVVADGMAGAAMYELVRVGHDNLIGEIIRLEGDSATIQVYEETAGLMVNDPVLRTHKPLSVELGPGILGNIFDGIQRPLRTIAIKSGDVYIPRGVSVPALDKDTLWEFQPKKIGEGDLLTGGDLYATVHENSLMQHHVALPPDAMGKITYVAPAGQYSLKDTVLELEFQGVKKQFTMLQTWPVRTPRPVASKLAADTPLLTGQRVLDALFPSVLGGTCAIPGAFGCGKTVISQALSKYSNSDTVVYVGCGERGNEMAEVLMDFPQLTMTLPDGREESVMKRTTLVANTSNMPVAAREASIYTGITIAEYFRDMGYNVSMMADSTSRWAEALREISGRLAEMPADSGYPAYLAARLASFYERAGKVKCLGGPERTGSVTIVGAVSPPGGDFSDPVTSSTLSIVQVFWGLDKKLAQRKHFPSVNWLISYSKYSGALESFYEKFDSDFIDIRTKAREVLQREDDLNEIVQLVGKDALAETDKIILETSKLLREDYLAQNAFTPYDKFCPFYKSVWMMRNIIHFYNLANQAVERGAGMDGQKISYTLIKHRLGDLFYRLVSQKFEDPAEGEEVLITKFQKLHDDLTAGFRNLEDETR; this is translated from the exons ATGCCGTCCGTCTACGGAGGTCCGCTGACAACGTTCAAGGATGCTGAGAAGGAGAGCGAGTACGGATACGTTCGCAAG GTATCCGGACCAGTTGTTGTTGCTGATGGAATGGCCGGAGCTGCTATGTATGAGCTAGTTCGTGTTGGACACGACAATCTTATTGGGGAAATTATTCGGTTGGAAGGAGATTCCGCCACGATACAGG TTTATGAGGAAACAGCTGGACTGATGGTGAATGATCCCGTTCTTCGGACGCACAAG CCTCTGTCAGTTGAACTGGGTCCTGGAATTTTGGGAAATATATTTGATGGTATTCAG AGGCCTCTCAGAACCATCGCAATAAAGTCTGGTGATGTGTACATTCCCCGTGGTGTATCTGTCCCAGCACTCGACAAAGATACACTTTGGGAATTTCAACCAAAGAAAATAG GAGAGGGAGATCTTTTGACAGGAGGTGACTTATATGCG ACTGTACACGAGAACAGTTTAATGCAACATCATGTTGCTCTTCCTCCTGATGCTATGGGGAAGATAACCTATGTAGCCCCTGCTGGTCAATACTCATTGAAG GACACCGTCCTTGAGCTTGAGTTCCAAGGAGTGAAAAAACAGTTTACCATGCTTCAG ACCTGGCCTGTGCGTACACCTAGGCCTGTAGCTTCAAAGCTTGCCGCGGATACTCCTCTCTTGACCGGACAG CGTGTTCTTGATGCTCTATTCCCCTCCGTGCTTGGTGGTACTTGTGCCATTCCTGGTGCATTTGGTTGTGGAAAAACTGTCATTAGTCAGGCGCTTTCCAAG TACTCTAATTCTGATACTGTTGTTTATGTTGGATGTGGAGAAAGAGGAAACGAAATGGCTGAG GTGCTTATGGATTTCCCTCAATTGACAATGACCCTGCCTGATGGCAGGGAGGAATCTGTCATGAAACGTACCACACTTGTGGCTAACACCTCAAACATGCCTGTGGCTGCTCGTGAGGCTTCAATTTACACAG GAATTACCATTGCTGAATATTTTAGAGATATGGGCTACAATGTCAGTATGATGGCAGATTCGACATCTCGTTGGGCAGAGGCGTTGCGTGAAATTTCTGGTCGACTG GCTGAAATGCCTGCTGACAGTGGTTATCCTGCTTATTTGGCGGCACGTTTGGCATCCTTCTATGAGCGGGCTGGAAAAGTTAAATGTCTCGGTGGACCTGAAAGGACTGGAAGTGTTACTATTGTGGGTGCCGTTTCTCCCCCCGGAGGAGATTTCTCTGACCCTGTTACATCTTCAACTCTTAGTATTGTTCAG GTTTTCTGGGGTCTAGACAAAAAACTTGCCCAGAGAAAACATTTCCCTTCTGTGAACTGGCTCATTTCTTACTCAAAGTATTCAGGG GCACTGGAATCCTTCTATGAGAAGTTTGATTCAGATTTTATTGACATTAGGACAAAAGCTCGTGAAGTGCTTCAGAGAGAGGAtgatttgaatgaaattgtgcaG CTTGTCGGAAAAGATGCTCTTGCTGAAACAGATAAAATTATTCTGGAAACGTCCAAACTCTTGAGGGAGGACTATCTTGCCCAGAATGCATTTACACC CTATGACAAGTTCTGTCCATTCTACAAGTCTGTTTGGATGATGCGAAACATTATTCATTTCTACAATTTGGCTAATCAG GCAGTGGAGCGAGGAGCTGGTATGGACGGACAGAAGATATCCTATACCCTTATCAAGCACCGTCTAGGAGATTTGTTCTACCGCTTGGT TTCCCAGAAGTTTGAGGATCCGGCAGAAGGAGAGGAAGTCCTTATCACGAAATTCCAGAAACTCCACGATGATTTGACTGCTGGTTTCCGCAATCTTGAGGACGAAACTCGATGA
- the LOC121794103 gene encoding protein FAM32A-like isoform X2, translated as MSGYENVIGGKLKLKGKALDVKAGGVKKKKKKQKKQHDQMSEAVESENAEMASDLEKQESAEPDKSTVDDRSASWDSNLTQAERRYMEQRERIDRHKLAKTSNKSHRDRIEDFNQYLANMSEHYDIPKVGPG; from the exons ATGTCTGGGTATGAGAATGTGATTGGAGGAAAACTGAAGCTTAAGGGTAAGGCACTCGATGTGAAGGCCGGCggagtgaagaagaagaaaaagaagcagAAAAAGCAGCATGACCAAATGTCTGAAGCTGTGGAGA GCGAGAATGCAGAGATGGCAAGTGATTTGGAGAAGCAGGAGAGTGCTGAACCTGATAAATCGACTGTAGATGATAGATCTGCGAGCTGGGATAGCAATCTGACCCAAGCAGAGAGACGGTACATGGAACAAAGGGAGAGAATTGACCGTCATAAGCTGGCAAAGACATCTAACAAATCACACCGTGACCGTATTGAGGATTTCAATCAGTATCTTGCTAACATGAGTGAGCATTATGATATTCCTAAAGTTGGCCCAGGCTAA
- the LOC121794103 gene encoding protein FAM32A-like isoform X1 — MSGYENVIGGKLKLKGKALDVKAGGVKKKKKKQKKQHDQMSEAVESESSASENAEMASDLEKQESAEPDKSTVDDRSASWDSNLTQAERRYMEQRERIDRHKLAKTSNKSHRDRIEDFNQYLANMSEHYDIPKVGPG; from the exons ATGTCTGGGTATGAGAATGTGATTGGAGGAAAACTGAAGCTTAAGGGTAAGGCACTCGATGTGAAGGCCGGCggagtgaagaagaagaaaaagaagcagAAAAAGCAGCATGACCAAATGTCTGAAGCTGTGGAGAGTGAGAGTTCTGCAA GCGAGAATGCAGAGATGGCAAGTGATTTGGAGAAGCAGGAGAGTGCTGAACCTGATAAATCGACTGTAGATGATAGATCTGCGAGCTGGGATAGCAATCTGACCCAAGCAGAGAGACGGTACATGGAACAAAGGGAGAGAATTGACCGTCATAAGCTGGCAAAGACATCTAACAAATCACACCGTGACCGTATTGAGGATTTCAATCAGTATCTTGCTAACATGAGTGAGCATTATGATATTCCTAAAGTTGGCCCAGGCTAA